In Anaerobacillus isosaccharinicus, one genomic interval encodes:
- a CDS encoding 4Fe-4S dicluster domain-containing protein produces MAKNYAMVIDLQKCVGCAACSVACKNENNTDIGKNWSSAIQRTIGTFPNVKYEYIPTLCNHCENAPCAKACPTQAMYKDENGLTLHNTDKCIGCKSCMLACPYGVISANKRDPHEYWKQEDAFIGGGMTATPKEVTERTGTPIPYYNADREKTYEGIRYKGIVEKCTFCDHRLAEGEKPYCSVACPAKCRYVGDLNDPTDEINELLGKYAARQLQPDKGTKPKVFYIRSF; encoded by the coding sequence ATGGCAAAAAACTATGCAATGGTCATTGATTTACAAAAATGTGTAGGGTGTGCAGCTTGTTCAGTTGCTTGTAAAAATGAAAATAATACAGATATAGGTAAAAATTGGTCTTCAGCAATCCAAAGAACGATTGGAACGTTCCCAAATGTTAAATATGAGTATATTCCAACCTTATGTAATCATTGTGAAAACGCTCCGTGTGCAAAAGCTTGTCCAACGCAAGCCATGTATAAAGATGAAAATGGATTAACGCTCCATAATACTGATAAATGTATTGGGTGTAAGAGTTGCATGCTTGCATGTCCGTATGGAGTTATATCAGCAAATAAGAGAGATCCACACGAATATTGGAAGCAAGAAGATGCATTCATTGGTGGGGGAATGACGGCAACACCAAAAGAAGTAACAGAAAGAACTGGTACTCCAATTCCTTATTACAATGCCGACCGTGAAAAGACTTATGAGGGCATTCGTTATAAAGGGATTGTGGAAAAGTGCACTTTCTGTGATCATCGTCTAGCAGAGGGAGAGAAGCCATATTGCTCTGTAGCTTGTCCAGCTAAATGTCGTTACGTTGGTGACTTAAATGACCCGACTGACGAAATAAATGAATTACTAGGTAAATATGCGGCTCGGCAGCTACAACCTGATAAAGGAACTAAGCCGAAAGTATTCTATATAAGAAGTTTCTAA
- a CDS encoding TorD/DmsD family molecular chaperone translates to MEATNSLERVQHKANTFKVLSVLYKQPSEDFHYYLTHLKISISNIYPQLLNDVEKLEFEFQKYDTKLINLEVEHAKLFVGPFDVLCPPYSSIYLNEGRAVFGESTLEAINAYNEAGIELSKEYKELPDHISTELEFIYFLYFSYHDNPQFKYLQQIESFIESHLGRWVVPFIAKVEERAATDFYKVLSTILAQVIAKEALELKERMSD, encoded by the coding sequence GTGGAAGCAACGAACTCATTAGAGCGTGTTCAACATAAAGCAAATACTTTTAAAGTACTATCAGTTCTTTACAAGCAACCAAGTGAAGATTTCCACTATTATTTAACCCATTTAAAAATAAGTATTAGTAATATTTATCCGCAACTACTAAACGATGTAGAGAAATTAGAGTTTGAATTTCAAAAGTATGATACGAAATTAATTAACTTAGAGGTTGAGCACGCAAAGCTTTTTGTCGGTCCATTTGACGTACTTTGTCCTCCTTATAGTAGTATTTATTTAAATGAAGGGCGTGCAGTTTTTGGTGAATCGACTCTAGAAGCAATTAATGCTTACAATGAGGCTGGAATTGAATTGTCAAAAGAATATAAAGAACTCCCTGATCATATTTCAACAGAACTGGAATTTATTTATTTTTTATATTTTTCTTATCATGATAATCCCCAATTTAAATATTTGCAGCAAATTGAATCATTTATTGAAAGTCATTTAGGTAGATGGGTAGTTCCTTTTATCGCTAAAGTTGAAGAAAGAGCAGCTACCGATTTTTACAAAGTACTATCAACTATATTAGCTCAAGTTATAGCTAAAGAAGCATTGGAATTGAAAGAGAGAATGAGTGATTAG